A stretch of the Chitiniphilus purpureus genome encodes the following:
- the ubiT gene encoding ubiquinone anaerobic biosynthesis accessory factor UbiT, which translates to MTRATLPSRLLALLPETPPACACAQLLNLLRHRLWPDEDFSWLAGRSLRLALLDTGYGVTLRFDGRRFGPGRGQGDVGFAAAAADYWAMALRREDPDTLFFQRRLRIEGDTELGLQLKNLLDATDWSYALARLPAPLQHLLRHPPWAGGTR; encoded by the coding sequence ATGACGCGCGCAACCTTGCCATCGCGGCTGCTGGCGCTGCTGCCCGAAACCCCGCCGGCCTGCGCCTGCGCGCAGCTGCTCAACCTGCTGCGGCACCGGCTCTGGCCCGACGAGGATTTCAGCTGGCTGGCGGGGCGCTCCCTGCGGCTGGCATTGCTGGACACTGGCTACGGGGTGACGCTGCGTTTCGACGGCCGACGCTTCGGCCCTGGCCGCGGCCAGGGCGACGTGGGTTTCGCGGCGGCAGCGGCCGACTACTGGGCGATGGCGCTGCGCCGCGAGGACCCCGATACGCTGTTCTTCCAACGCCGGCTACGCATCGAGGGCGACACCGAACTGGGCCTGCAGCTGAAGAATCTGCTGGATGCCACCGACTGGTCCTACGCGCTGGCCCGGCTGCCGGCGCCGCTGCAGCACTTGCTCAGGCATCCCCCATGGGCGGGCGGCACCCGCTGA
- a CDS encoding HD-GYP domain-containing protein codes for MASYSRVRCTDVQLGQALPWDVFDGKGLLLLSRGQRVGSEAQLARLLEIGVYADSEALARTRNAPQRERLIPGSARPPSVLAMLDAAQQRLEQLLQNPTPWIQARRLEAEVMQLAALVENASRCDPNVALARVLLRQDGRYPARHMVNVAVVARLAAVSMALPPETVRAVVCAALTMNVTMASLQDTLQQQRGPLSPAQRQGLQRHPEEAHALLQRAGVTDPVWLGAVLQHHERSDGSGYPAGLCGEAISPAAHLLALADLFCAQVTPSAYRQTALPNVVLRSILLARGKDVDLLAAGYFIKTLGVYPPGQLVRLANGEVGVVAKHGSKASCPLVASLIGPRGAPLSLVLRRDTAEALYAIREAVDADRFGAFIRPEAVWGDTARSIDA; via the coding sequence ATGGCATCGTATTCGCGGGTCCGTTGCACCGATGTGCAGCTCGGGCAGGCGCTGCCCTGGGACGTATTCGACGGCAAGGGCCTGCTGCTGCTGTCGCGGGGACAACGGGTGGGCAGCGAGGCGCAGCTGGCGCGGTTGCTGGAGATCGGCGTCTATGCCGACAGCGAGGCGCTGGCCCGCACCCGCAACGCGCCGCAGCGCGAACGCCTCATCCCCGGCTCGGCCCGGCCGCCATCGGTGCTGGCCATGCTGGATGCGGCACAGCAGCGGCTGGAGCAGCTGCTGCAGAATCCCACTCCGTGGATACAGGCACGGCGCCTGGAAGCCGAGGTGATGCAGCTTGCCGCCCTGGTCGAGAACGCCAGCCGGTGCGATCCGAATGTGGCACTGGCGCGTGTGCTGCTGCGCCAGGACGGCCGCTACCCGGCGCGTCACATGGTCAATGTGGCAGTGGTGGCCCGGCTGGCGGCCGTCTCGATGGCGCTGCCGCCCGAAACGGTGCGCGCCGTGGTCTGTGCCGCCCTGACCATGAATGTGACGATGGCCAGCCTGCAGGACACCTTGCAGCAGCAGCGCGGACCGTTGTCGCCGGCGCAGCGGCAGGGGCTGCAGCGCCATCCCGAGGAGGCCCACGCGCTGCTGCAGCGCGCCGGTGTGACCGATCCGGTGTGGCTGGGGGCGGTGCTGCAGCATCACGAGCGCAGCGACGGCAGTGGCTATCCGGCCGGCCTGTGCGGCGAGGCGATCAGTCCGGCGGCACACCTGCTGGCGCTGGCCGATCTCTTTTGCGCCCAGGTGACCCCATCGGCCTACCGGCAGACGGCACTGCCCAACGTGGTGTTGCGCAGCATCCTGCTGGCGCGCGGCAAGGATGTCGACCTGCTGGCGGCCGGGTATTTCATCAAGACGCTCGGCGTCTACCCGCCGGGGCAACTGGTCCGGCTGGCCAATGGCGAAGTGGGCGTGGTGGCCAAGCATGGCAGCAAGGCGAGCTGTCCACTGGTGGCCAGCCTGATCGGTCCGCGCGGCGCACCGTTGTCGTTGGTGCTGCGGCGCGATACCGCCGAGGCCTTGTATGCGATCCGCGAGGCGGTCGATGCCGATCGCTTCGGCGCGTTCATCCGGCCCGAAGCCGTCTGGGGCGATACCGCGCGCAGCATCGACGCCTGA
- a CDS encoding 5'-nucleotidase, producing the protein MMPFSLDNKLVVAISSRALFDFEAENAVFEAGDAAGYMALQLERLEQVAGPGVALPLIQKLLAFNTEAAHRVEVVIVSRNDPVSGLRVFHSAVASGLRLERGVFTQGREPYRYLRPLRANLFLSANDADVRAALLDGFPAAHVYPDSMHAANAHPAEVRIAFDGDAVLFSDEAERVFQRDGLALFHQHEQAHSRVPLSAGPFKSFLEALHRLQQADAPMRLRTALVTARSAPAHERAIRTLMSWNIHVDEALFLGGLDKGPFLAEFEPDFFFDDQTGHCRSGAQVGPTGQVLAGVVNEA; encoded by the coding sequence ATGATGCCGTTTTCACTCGATAACAAGTTGGTCGTGGCGATTTCCTCGCGCGCGCTGTTCGATTTCGAAGCGGAGAACGCGGTTTTCGAAGCAGGTGATGCCGCGGGGTACATGGCCTTGCAGCTGGAGCGCCTGGAGCAGGTGGCCGGCCCCGGGGTGGCGCTGCCGCTGATCCAGAAGCTGTTGGCCTTCAACACCGAAGCGGCGCACCGGGTCGAGGTGGTGATCGTCTCGCGCAACGATCCGGTCAGCGGCCTGCGCGTGTTCCACTCGGCGGTGGCCTCGGGGCTGCGATTGGAACGCGGGGTGTTCACGCAGGGGCGCGAGCCGTATCGCTATCTGCGGCCGCTGCGCGCCAACCTCTTTCTGTCGGCGAATGACGCGGATGTGCGCGCGGCGCTGCTCGACGGTTTTCCGGCGGCGCACGTCTATCCGGATTCGATGCATGCGGCCAATGCACACCCGGCCGAGGTCCGGATCGCTTTCGACGGCGACGCGGTGCTGTTCTCCGACGAGGCCGAGCGTGTCTTCCAGCGCGATGGGTTGGCGCTGTTCCACCAGCATGAACAGGCGCACTCGCGCGTACCGCTCAGCGCCGGGCCGTTCAAATCGTTCCTGGAGGCACTGCACCGGCTGCAACAGGCCGATGCGCCGATGCGGCTGCGCACCGCGCTGGTCACCGCGCGCAGCGCGCCGGCGCATGAACGGGCGATCCGCACGTTGATGAGCTGGAACATCCATGTCGACGAGGCGCTGTTCCTGGGCGGGCTCGACAAGGGACCGTTCCTGGCCGAGTTCGAACCGGATTTCTTCTTCGACGATCAGACCGGCCATTGCCGCTCGGGTGCCCAGGTCGGCCCGACCGGCCAGGTGCTCGCCGGTGTCGTCAACGAAGCGTAG
- the ubiU gene encoding ubiquinone anaerobic biosynthesis protein UbiU yields the protein MGAPLKLVCPAGSLPALKTAVDHGADAVYVGFRNATNARNFAGLNFGEGQLKEGLAYARRHGRELLVAINTYAQAGRSGLWRQAIDDAAALGADAVLLADPGLMAYASRTWPQLRLHLSVQGSATNAAAIKMAHECFGVRRAVLPRVLTLQQVAQVIEALAKAAVPVDIEVFGFGSLCVMAEGRCLLSSYATGEAPNLHGVCSPASHVRWENQGQTTQARLNGILIDRFAPDESAGYPTLCKGRFNVGDATYYALEEPTSLNTLALLPELMRIGVAAIKVEGRQRSPAYVGAVTATLRAALDAAARPGYSVARAWCHTLDPLSEGQQQTLGAYSRPWR from the coding sequence GTGGGCGCACCATTGAAGCTTGTTTGTCCGGCGGGCAGCCTGCCCGCGCTGAAAACGGCGGTCGATCACGGCGCCGATGCGGTCTATGTCGGGTTTCGCAATGCCACCAATGCGCGCAACTTCGCCGGGCTCAACTTCGGCGAGGGACAGCTGAAGGAGGGGCTGGCCTATGCCAGGCGGCATGGGCGCGAGCTGCTGGTGGCGATCAACACCTATGCCCAGGCCGGCCGGAGCGGGCTGTGGCGACAGGCGATCGACGATGCAGCCGCCCTTGGCGCCGACGCGGTGCTGCTCGCCGACCCCGGCCTGATGGCCTACGCCAGCCGCACCTGGCCGCAGTTGCGGCTGCATCTGTCGGTGCAGGGCTCCGCCACCAACGCGGCGGCGATCAAGATGGCCCACGAATGCTTCGGCGTGCGCCGCGCGGTCCTGCCGCGGGTCCTCACGCTGCAGCAGGTGGCGCAGGTGATCGAGGCGCTCGCCAAGGCGGCGGTGCCGGTGGACATCGAGGTGTTCGGCTTCGGCAGCCTGTGCGTGATGGCCGAGGGGCGTTGCCTGCTGTCGAGCTACGCCACCGGCGAGGCGCCCAATCTGCACGGGGTCTGCTCGCCGGCAAGCCACGTACGCTGGGAAAACCAGGGCCAGACCACGCAGGCACGCCTGAACGGCATCCTGATCGACCGTTTCGCCCCGGACGAGAGCGCCGGCTATCCCACGCTGTGCAAGGGACGCTTCAATGTCGGCGACGCCACCTACTACGCGCTTGAGGAGCCGACCAGCCTGAACACCCTCGCGCTGCTGCCCGAGCTGATGCGCATCGGCGTGGCCGCGATCAAGGTGGAAGGCCGGCAGCGCAGCCCCGCCTATGTCGGCGCGGTCACCGCCACGCTGCGTGCGGCGCTCGACGCGGCGGCACGGCCCGGATATTCAGTCGCCCGCGCCTGGTGCCACACACTGGACCCGCTTTCGGAAGGCCAGCAGCAGACACTCGGGGCCTACAGCCGGCCATGGCGATGA
- the ubiV gene encoding ubiquinone anaerobic biosynthesis protein UbiV, translated as MKLTLGPLLYYWPRAQILAFYEAALQWPLDTVYLGEAVCARRHELRLVDWLALAADVKAAGKTPVLSSQALLESASDLNGLSRLATSGHLLEANDLGAVQVARSAGVPFVAGPHLNIYNGPTLDWMAAAGAVRWLPPLELGHDAIAAVMAERQCRIETEIFAHGRLPLAFSARCFTARHYGLNKDNCEFKCLAHPDGLPLDTREGQPFLRLNGIQTQSAACHTVWPHLPRLAALPIDALRISPQAAHTGEIVAAYADRLAGVATEPDWARWHPEGLVDGYWRGTAGIATPQGVSA; from the coding sequence GTGAAACTGACTCTTGGTCCCTTACTGTACTATTGGCCCCGCGCGCAGATCCTGGCGTTCTACGAGGCGGCCCTGCAATGGCCACTCGATACCGTCTACCTGGGTGAGGCGGTGTGCGCGCGCCGCCATGAATTGCGCCTGGTCGATTGGCTGGCACTGGCCGCCGACGTCAAGGCCGCCGGCAAGACGCCGGTGCTGTCCAGCCAAGCATTGCTGGAATCGGCCAGCGACCTGAACGGGCTGTCGCGGCTGGCAACCAGCGGCCATCTGCTGGAAGCCAACGATCTGGGGGCGGTGCAGGTGGCGCGCAGCGCGGGTGTCCCGTTCGTGGCAGGACCGCATCTGAACATCTACAACGGCCCCACGCTCGACTGGATGGCCGCGGCCGGCGCAGTGCGCTGGCTGCCGCCGCTGGAGCTGGGGCACGATGCCATCGCGGCGGTCATGGCGGAAAGGCAATGCCGGATCGAAACCGAGATCTTCGCCCACGGCCGGCTGCCGCTCGCCTTCTCTGCGCGCTGCTTCACCGCCCGGCATTACGGGCTGAACAAGGACAACTGCGAGTTCAAATGCCTGGCGCATCCGGATGGATTGCCGCTGGATACCCGCGAAGGCCAGCCCTTCCTGCGGTTGAACGGCATCCAGACCCAGTCGGCCGCCTGCCACACGGTATGGCCCCACCTGCCCCGACTTGCCGCGCTGCCGATCGATGCGCTGCGCATCAGCCCGCAGGCGGCCCATACCGGCGAGATCGTCGCTGCCTACGCCGACCGGCTGGCCGGAGTGGCAACCGAGCCCGACTGGGCACGCTGGCATCCCGAAGGGTTAGTGGACGGCTACTGGCGCGGCACCGCCGGCATTGCCACACCGCAGGGGGTATCGGCATGA